A single Ignavibacteriales bacterium DNA region contains:
- a CDS encoding TolC family protein, which produces MNKFPLPDMFSFSAARVLSLIVVFAVTSGAQTLLTLEKSIEIALSQSYAIRSAGLSLQSSKKNLEAIEMGMMTSVNLEFDLPRYSNNLKSQFNSVTGAEQFYEVGNTQLEGRLYFNQPIVFSNGTFSLIGSIFGRDQFSGDNPVTRDYYSNFSLRLRQPLFGFNTLSSNLEKAQINLEKSERNYNRSKSEIVYSVTSAFFNLYQAKKQLEIAAENVNQSSVSYTTAENKFKAGLIAEVEKLQLEVDLASAKNDMLSAENSYSELKDNFKLLIGLPLDEDIEPEGEITYTEILVDEELAVNSALKNRSEIRNSQLDIELSRLSVEETEARGRISGLLVANYGINKNDEKFNAIFRNPAEDRGVTFTLSIPVWDWNQNNLQSEAAQANLELSRLTASNQEQSVRKEITTVLSKIKAAKARVEVLSRSVEVAQKGFDISMERFKSGNITSFDLSQQQLRLTNAKLNSLRALIDYKLTLADLNRKTLYDFGK; this is translated from the coding sequence ATGAATAAGTTTCCCCTTCCAGATATGTTCAGTTTTTCAGCCGCAAGAGTTTTATCTCTTATTGTGGTTTTTGCAGTTACTTCCGGTGCACAAACTCTGCTCACACTTGAAAAATCAATAGAAATTGCTCTTTCTCAGAGTTATGCAATCCGCTCAGCCGGGCTTTCGCTGCAGAGTTCAAAAAAGAACCTGGAAGCTATTGAGATGGGGATGATGACTTCGGTAAATCTGGAATTTGATCTGCCGCGATATTCCAATAATCTGAAAAGCCAGTTTAACTCCGTTACCGGAGCAGAGCAGTTTTATGAAGTCGGCAATACACAGCTTGAAGGACGGCTTTATTTTAATCAGCCGATTGTTTTTTCCAACGGTACATTCTCACTTATTGGTTCAATCTTCGGACGCGATCAGTTCAGCGGTGATAATCCTGTAACCCGGGATTATTATTCCAATTTTTCCCTCCGTCTGCGGCAGCCGTTATTCGGGTTTAATACACTCAGCTCTAATCTTGAGAAAGCCCAAATCAACCTTGAGAAATCAGAGCGGAATTACAACCGTTCCAAATCAGAAATCGTTTACAGTGTAACATCTGCTTTCTTTAATCTGTACCAGGCAAAAAAGCAGCTTGAAATTGCGGCTGAGAATGTAAACCAGAGCAGTGTTTCTTACACAACTGCGGAAAATAAATTCAAAGCGGGACTAATTGCAGAAGTAGAAAAACTGCAACTTGAAGTTGATCTCGCATCAGCGAAAAATGATATGCTGAGTGCTGAGAACAGTTATTCTGAACTTAAGGATAATTTCAAGTTACTGATAGGCCTTCCCCTGGATGAAGATATAGAGCCGGAAGGTGAAATTACGTACACGGAAATTCTGGTTGATGAAGAACTTGCTGTGAATTCAGCGCTCAAGAACCGCTCTGAAATCAGAAACTCTCAGCTTGATATTGAACTCAGCCGGCTTTCGGTTGAAGAAACAGAAGCACGAGGAAGAATATCCGGGCTTCTGGTTGCCAATTACGGGATAAATAAAAATGATGAGAAGTTTAATGCAATCTTCCGAAATCCGGCTGAAGACCGGGGCGTGACTTTCACTCTGTCAATACCGGTGTGGGACTGGAATCAGAATAATTTGCAAAGTGAGGCGGCTCAGGCAAATCTTGAACTTTCACGCCTAACCGCTTCAAATCAGGAGCAGTCCGTACGCAAAGAAATCACAACAGTGCTCAGTAAAATTAAAGCTGCCAAAGCCAGGGTTGAAGTTCTCAGCAGAAGCGTGGAAGTAGCTCAAAAGGGTTTTGACATTTCCATGGAGAGGTTTAAATCAGGAAATATAACCAGTTTTGATCTCTCACAGCAGCAGCTCCGTCTTACCAATGCAAAGCTGAACTCCCTGCGTGCACTGATTGACTATAAACTGACGCTGGCAGATCTGAACCGGAAGACACTGTACGATTTCGGAAAATAA
- a CDS encoding sorbosone dehydrogenase family protein, with product MNMIRLLIPLMMFLSLNCRGEEPRVDSGNELSHIKLPEGFSISVYADNIKNARSMTLSPSGVLFVGNRSGGSVYALVDEDKDYKADKVYTIASGLFMPNGVAFRNGSLYVAEVNRILRYDDIENKLSSPHKPVVIRDDFPKETHHGWKFIAFGPDGKLYIPVGAPCNVCLEEDERYSSIMRMNPDGSELEVFAHGVRNTVGFSWHPETNELWFTDNGRDMLGDDIPPDELNHAPKKGMHFGFPFLHGSNIIDPDFGKNADFDSFIRPAQELGPHVAALGMRFYTGSMFPAKYRNQIFIAEHGSWNRSKKIGYRVTLVTLDGNKSTGYTTFADGWMQNEKTTGRPVDIQQLPDGSILVSDDYANKIYRITYDK from the coding sequence ATGAATATGATACGATTACTGATTCCGTTAATGATGTTCCTCTCACTTAACTGCAGGGGTGAAGAGCCCCGGGTGGACTCCGGTAATGAACTGAGCCACATAAAACTTCCGGAGGGATTCTCCATTTCCGTCTATGCTGATAACATAAAAAACGCCCGCTCTATGACACTTTCCCCCTCGGGTGTGCTCTTTGTGGGAAACCGTTCCGGCGGCAGTGTTTATGCGCTTGTGGATGAAGACAAGGATTATAAAGCAGACAAAGTATATACGATTGCTTCCGGTCTCTTTATGCCCAACGGTGTGGCGTTCAGGAACGGCTCTCTCTATGTGGCTGAGGTGAACAGAATCCTTCGGTATGATGATATTGAAAACAAACTCTCCTCCCCGCATAAACCTGTGGTCATCCGGGACGATTTCCCTAAAGAAACCCATCACGGCTGGAAATTTATCGCTTTCGGACCGGACGGTAAACTGTATATACCAGTAGGCGCTCCGTGTAATGTCTGCCTTGAAGAGGATGAACGCTATTCCTCCATTATGAGAATGAATCCGGATGGAAGCGAACTGGAAGTTTTTGCCCATGGCGTAAGAAATACCGTGGGTTTTTCCTGGCACCCGGAAACTAACGAACTATGGTTTACTGATAACGGACGAGATATGCTCGGTGATGATATACCGCCGGATGAACTTAACCACGCGCCCAAAAAAGGAATGCACTTCGGGTTTCCCTTTTTGCATGGCAGCAACATAATTGATCCTGATTTTGGGAAAAACGCTGATTTTGACTCCTTCATAAGACCAGCGCAGGAGCTCGGTCCTCATGTGGCGGCTCTTGGCATGCGTTTTTATACAGGCAGCATGTTCCCGGCAAAATACAGGAATCAGATATTTATTGCTGAACATGGCTCATGGAACCGGAGCAAAAAGATTGGCTATAGGGTTACTTTAGTAACTCTGGATGGGAACAAATCCACGGGATATACAACATTTGCTGACGGCTGGATGCAGAATGAAAAAACAACCGGACGGCCGGTTGATATTCAACAGCTGCCGGATGGCTCTATCCTGGTTTCCGATGATTACGCTAATAAAATATACCGGATTACATACGACAAATGA
- a CDS encoding DinB family protein produces MEPRQYIQGILKRLHTIKSEITELAAPLTAEQLNFKPNPKSWSIAEVMEHIITANATYFSGIAELISSNPSSKASGTYSHNLMARMMVYFLRPDGMKLPAPPVFEPESSHLDQHIIQRLEQNFREIESFIEDAKEMDLVRLKMPSPALSLLYFNLGGVFDILVTHAERHYKQMKRVLAAEGFPR; encoded by the coding sequence ATGGAACCCCGACAGTACATTCAGGGGATACTGAAAAGATTACATACAATTAAATCAGAAATTACTGAACTTGCCGCACCCCTCACCGCAGAGCAGTTAAACTTTAAACCTAATCCTAAAAGCTGGAGCATAGCCGAAGTTATGGAGCATATCATAACCGCTAATGCCACTTATTTTTCAGGAATTGCAGAGCTTATTTCCTCAAATCCCTCATCAAAAGCTTCCGGAACCTATTCCCATAATCTGATGGCAAGGATGATGGTTTATTTCCTTCGCCCGGATGGAATGAAACTCCCTGCTCCGCCTGTATTTGAGCCGGAAAGCAGTCACCTCGACCAGCATATAATCCAGCGACTCGAGCAGAATTTCAGGGAGATTGAATCATTCATCGAGGATGCAAAAGAGATGGATCTGGTCCGGCTGAAGATGCCTTCCCCGGCGCTTAGTCTTCTCTATTTTAATCTTGGCGGGGTATTCGATATTCTGGTTACCCATGCTGAAAGACACTATAAACAGATGAAGCGCGTTCTGGCTGCGGAGGGATTCCCCCGTTGA
- a CDS encoding MarR family transcriptional regulator — MFSAFLEKYKDNILGVVSCFDRIIISGTMPGWRYPGAMKFFLLKHKIKFVDYTKFAKSVRDKINAQMETLSAKTRVPIVYIRSPRLVNKENTVKKIISEKNLKQGIVAIFSIMESCDGYQTTWNKITHTGDVRARSSKCLHYYLYFLDKYLGLCFIRIPTWLPCKVQLYFNGHNLLAYKLRKNRIMYILQDNVFTYLSDFQKAQKLSDKISAGNLHSGLKAFMRRYLPVFAEYRQWPEWTFTQAEYATDIVFKDKHRMKHLYDELILRCIHLVKPGNIATFFNRSLAAHYEQEVTTHYNKMIHGTRVKHAIGANSVKMYDKAPGVLRIETTVNNIKAFRIYRMVKTRQGTITWKKAEMKKSIYSIHPLRKECTAVNSRYLDFLASFDDTSAGRMNLEQLSNPLKDNGRSVKGINFFDKQEQDVLIAVHCGSNALNGIRNKTLRENLGDNYSSAKVSRILTRLRKHNLIEKVPNTHCYHITKLGLSTIPCGLYIRELELPAILSKVA; from the coding sequence ATGTTCTCGGCTTTTCTGGAAAAATATAAAGACAATATTCTCGGTGTTGTAAGTTGTTTTGACCGGATTATTATCAGTGGAACAATGCCAGGCTGGAGATATCCGGGAGCAATGAAATTTTTTTTGCTCAAACACAAGATCAAGTTTGTGGACTATACGAAATTTGCTAAATCCGTCCGTGATAAAATTAATGCACAAATGGAGACTCTTAGTGCAAAAACCCGGGTTCCTATTGTCTATATCAGGAGTCCGAGACTGGTCAACAAAGAAAATACAGTCAAAAAAATCATTTCTGAAAAGAACCTCAAGCAAGGCATTGTTGCGATTTTCTCAATTATGGAATCTTGCGACGGATATCAGACCACCTGGAACAAGATCACTCATACCGGAGATGTTCGTGCGCGATCCTCAAAATGCCTGCATTATTATTTGTATTTCTTAGATAAATATCTTGGACTTTGCTTTATTCGTATTCCTACCTGGCTGCCTTGCAAAGTTCAGTTGTATTTTAACGGTCATAATCTTCTGGCTTATAAACTCCGTAAGAACCGGATCATGTATATTCTTCAGGATAATGTCTTTACCTACCTAAGTGATTTTCAGAAAGCACAAAAACTCAGTGATAAAATCAGTGCAGGTAATTTACACTCCGGGCTGAAAGCATTTATGCGGCGATATCTCCCGGTTTTTGCCGAATATCGCCAGTGGCCGGAGTGGACTTTTACTCAGGCAGAATATGCCACCGATATTGTCTTCAAGGACAAGCATCGAATGAAACATCTTTACGACGAATTAATCCTCAGATGTATTCATTTGGTCAAACCAGGTAACATAGCTACCTTTTTTAACCGGTCGCTTGCTGCTCATTATGAACAGGAAGTCACTACTCATTATAATAAAATGATTCATGGAACTCGCGTTAAGCACGCTATTGGTGCAAATAGTGTTAAAATGTATGATAAAGCTCCAGGAGTTCTCCGCATTGAGACGACGGTGAATAATATCAAAGCATTTAGAATCTATCGCATGGTGAAAACCCGTCAGGGAACAATCACCTGGAAAAAAGCAGAGATGAAAAAGAGTATTTACAGTATCCATCCGCTCAGGAAAGAGTGTACAGCGGTAAACAGCAGATACCTTGATTTTCTTGCCTCCTTCGATGATACCTCAGCCGGGAGAATGAATTTAGAACAACTCAGCAATCCCCTCAAAGATAATGGCCGCTCAGTTAAAGGGATAAACTTCTTTGACAAGCAGGAACAGGATGTGCTTATTGCTGTTCATTGTGGTAGTAATGCCCTCAATGGAATCAGAAACAAAACCTTGCGTGAGAATCTCGGTGATAACTACAGTTCTGCAAAAGTATCACGTATACTAACTCGTCTGAGAAAACACAACCTTATAGAAAAAGTGCCGAATACCCATTGTTACCATATAACAAAACTGGGACTCAGCACGATTCCTTGTGGTCTTTATATACGGGAATTAGAGTTACCGGCTATTCTCAGTAAGGTTGCCTAA
- a CDS encoding efflux RND transporter periplasmic adaptor subunit — MTENQDNTQRKVSFLKNIPFLSNLTQLFSGENGSRWPFSKRVTLVISGVLLTGLILLTVYIIFPGVDPSVPLYKVKKDKFLVTITESGELIAKNAVSVSSPRVRGNLKIVYLIPEGSYVQPGDTIVQFDPTEALNNLREAESRLEVAISNKDKLVANQLSQMTRLESDLKSAELSYELSKLNLEQLKFEAEIKQQEGQLQLKRNELSFLKAKQDLASQKIVQKSELNNVEIDVQQKRTDLQRAERDLAMLTLTAPKEGLVVYENNWATGRKIAIGDTPWQGMTLITLPDLSEMQSVTYVNEVDVSRIRKELNVEVRLDAFRDSSFPGYIGSVAALGKAKDGNSAIKVFEIAVNIRTQSEILKPGMTTSNRIIISEVPDVLYIPQEAVFQKHGGHVVYLKRATGFLEQEVTLGERNEDYIIVTKGVRSGDEVALRDPTIKEDEPLQPADGKTSASNGNE, encoded by the coding sequence ATGACTGAAAACCAGGATAACACACAACGAAAAGTTTCGTTCCTTAAAAACATCCCCTTCCTTTCAAACCTGACACAACTTTTCTCCGGTGAAAACGGATCACGATGGCCATTTTCCAAAAGGGTGACCCTTGTGATTTCCGGAGTGCTTCTGACAGGGCTCATCCTGCTCACGGTATATATCATCTTCCCCGGAGTTGATCCCTCAGTGCCTTTATATAAGGTGAAGAAGGATAAATTCCTTGTGACGATTACCGAGAGCGGGGAACTGATCGCAAAGAATGCTGTGTCGGTTTCATCTCCCCGTGTGAGGGGAAATCTGAAAATCGTGTATCTGATTCCTGAGGGCTCGTATGTGCAGCCCGGTGATACCATTGTACAATTTGATCCTACCGAAGCGCTTAACAATCTTAGGGAGGCGGAATCACGGCTTGAGGTTGCAATTTCCAATAAGGATAAACTGGTTGCCAATCAGCTCAGTCAGATGACACGTCTGGAGTCTGACCTGAAGAGCGCTGAGCTTTCTTACGAACTCTCAAAACTGAATCTTGAGCAGCTGAAATTTGAAGCTGAGATTAAGCAGCAGGAAGGACAACTTCAGTTAAAGCGGAATGAACTCTCTTTTCTGAAAGCAAAGCAGGATCTCGCGTCGCAGAAGATTGTTCAGAAATCCGAACTGAATAATGTGGAGATTGATGTTCAGCAGAAACGCACCGATCTGCAGCGTGCTGAACGTGATCTCGCAATGCTTACTCTTACTGCACCCAAGGAAGGCCTGGTCGTATATGAAAATAACTGGGCTACAGGAAGGAAAATAGCCATCGGTGATACACCCTGGCAGGGAATGACTCTTATAACCCTGCCTGACCTGAGCGAAATGCAGAGTGTCACCTATGTAAATGAGGTTGATGTGAGCAGAATCCGAAAAGAGCTTAATGTTGAAGTGCGGCTTGATGCATTCAGGGATAGTTCATTCCCGGGATATATCGGCTCTGTTGCGGCACTCGGCAAGGCTAAAGACGGCAATTCAGCGATTAAAGTATTTGAAATTGCAGTTAATATCAGAACTCAGTCAGAAATTCTGAAGCCCGGAATGACCACATCCAACCGGATTATTATCAGTGAAGTACCTGATGTGCTATATATACCGCAGGAAGCAGTCTTCCAGAAACACGGCGGCCACGTGGTTTATCTGAAAAGAGCAACGGGATTTCTTGAGCAGGAGGTAACGCTTGGTGAACGGAATGAAGATTATATCATCGTTACAAAGGGGGTCAGGTCAGGAGATGAAGTAGCTCTCAGAGACCCGACCATAAAAGAGGATGAACCGCTTCAGCCGGCTGACGGAAAGACCTCCGCTTCAAACGGGAATGAATAG
- a CDS encoding carboxypeptidase regulatory-like domain-containing protein, with amino-acid sequence MKKVFLFLLLTGALFAQNTLTGQIHGKVIAGNSYVSGALVEAFGLSPASGDSMLFTATSGNTGDYSFPALPSGIYYLKARYNGASSQQAGPFAIQPGIILQNINLYLSSTGVITNSVSGIIFDAVTNTPIPGAAVTLTGNAAGIIYRTQANISGEYKFQNITPGSYLLEASAPGYQTTSLLAYLNIQNGTFLTGVNMALMPVTTTGVFFGGHVREGGMITVVIPIPGAHISLMRLSTTPDSITFHAVSDSTGRFRFPVVPTGTYRLVAEKSGYLRKVVENLQITQNTDNYIIPLEPQGTNTGGKVKGTVSFDGTNLPVAQAKIEFLPLNMPPAATNFVAFTGPEGRYEKQLPAGAYVVSCSYINSAGVVYKEYFDNKLQVTEADIVSVLPGQVKENINFGIPGVQNPPMVVLKGTVRDTVNNPVPQAMVTLWILNDSLRLTTMSGPDGNYHFSLTNHPAMNVGYRVSAQKEGFKAEFYNNKPTFALADVIVIHGDTVVAGIDFSLEPLLSPGPSSISGFVYQEDGTTPIANAFVIASKRPTGEILFTFSGGNGSYSFANVSPGGYYILFAATGFVPEFYNNAQMWEQAALIPASGAVTGINGTLAAIVSNNNPGIVAGTITTAEGQPLSEVYVSVVNETGQVIGYAFSDASGNYSVTGLAQGTYTVQASKVQFNSFSQNMVYNPDAGLTHLMNISLSSSPADIGSDDGDIPEKFTLLSNYPNPFNPSTVIEFTLAGRSDITLTVYDLFGREIAVLASGSYSAGRHTVSFDGSNLSSGVYIYKLSNGKGQNITRKMTLLK; translated from the coding sequence ATGAAAAAAGTTTTCCTGTTCCTGCTATTAACCGGAGCCTTGTTTGCACAAAACACACTTACCGGACAAATCCATGGTAAAGTTATTGCGGGCAATTCATATGTCTCCGGTGCTTTGGTGGAAGCATTCGGGCTCAGCCCTGCTTCGGGGGACTCTATGCTGTTTACTGCAACTTCGGGAAACACCGGTGATTATAGTTTCCCGGCACTTCCTTCGGGTATATATTATCTGAAGGCAAGATATAACGGCGCATCTTCCCAGCAGGCCGGACCTTTTGCCATTCAGCCTGGTATAATACTTCAGAATATAAATCTCTATCTCTCCTCAACCGGAGTAATCACCAATTCCGTTTCAGGTATCATCTTTGATGCTGTTACAAATACCCCAATACCGGGTGCGGCTGTTACCTTAACCGGTAATGCTGCAGGTATTATATATAGAACGCAGGCAAATATTTCAGGGGAATACAAATTTCAGAACATCACCCCGGGAAGCTATCTGCTTGAAGCTTCAGCGCCTGGATATCAGACAACTTCACTTCTTGCCTACCTGAATATCCAGAACGGCACGTTTCTGACCGGTGTTAATATGGCCCTGATGCCTGTTACTACAACAGGTGTTTTTTTCGGAGGGCATGTAAGAGAAGGCGGGATGATTACTGTGGTTATTCCTATTCCCGGTGCACACATCTCTCTCATGCGGCTGAGCACAACGCCCGACTCAATTACCTTCCATGCTGTATCTGATTCAACCGGCAGATTCAGATTTCCGGTAGTTCCGACAGGGACCTACCGCTTGGTTGCTGAGAAGTCGGGGTATCTGAGGAAAGTGGTTGAAAATCTGCAGATAACACAGAATACTGATAATTATATCATTCCTCTGGAACCGCAGGGAACCAATACCGGCGGAAAAGTTAAAGGAACGGTTTCTTTTGACGGCACTAACCTTCCGGTCGCACAGGCAAAAATTGAATTTCTTCCTCTGAACATGCCTCCGGCCGCAACGAATTTTGTTGCCTTTACAGGACCTGAGGGAAGATATGAAAAACAGCTTCCTGCAGGAGCGTATGTTGTCTCCTGTTCATATATCAACTCTGCGGGGGTTGTATATAAAGAGTATTTCGACAATAAACTGCAGGTAACCGAAGCTGATATTGTAAGTGTTCTCCCGGGGCAGGTGAAGGAAAACATCAATTTCGGAATTCCGGGTGTTCAGAATCCGCCAATGGTTGTTCTGAAAGGTACTGTGCGTGACACGGTAAATAATCCTGTTCCTCAGGCAATGGTTACTCTCTGGATACTTAATGATTCTCTGCGTCTGACTACCATGAGCGGACCTGACGGCAATTATCATTTTTCACTGACTAATCACCCCGCAATGAATGTCGGCTACAGAGTTTCCGCGCAGAAAGAAGGATTCAAAGCAGAGTTTTATAATAACAAGCCAACTTTTGCTCTGGCCGATGTTATTGTCATTCATGGCGATACCGTTGTTGCCGGAATAGACTTCTCACTTGAGCCGCTTCTGAGTCCTGGCCCATCATCAATAAGCGGATTTGTTTATCAGGAGGACGGAACAACCCCGATTGCAAATGCTTTTGTGATTGCATCAAAACGCCCGACAGGCGAAATTCTGTTTACCTTCTCAGGCGGAAACGGTTCATACAGTTTTGCCAATGTAAGCCCGGGAGGATATTATATACTCTTTGCCGCGACAGGATTTGTTCCCGAGTTTTATAATAATGCACAGATGTGGGAACAGGCAGCCCTTATACCGGCATCAGGTGCTGTTACAGGAATTAACGGAACACTCGCGGCTATTGTTTCGAATAATAACCCTGGTATTGTTGCCGGCACGATCACTACAGCTGAGGGGCAGCCTCTTTCTGAAGTCTATGTCTCAGTCGTGAATGAAACCGGACAAGTGATCGGATACGCATTCAGTGATGCTTCCGGAAATTATTCTGTGACCGGACTTGCTCAGGGTACCTATACGGTTCAGGCAAGCAAGGTACAGTTTAACAGTTTCAGCCAGAATATGGTATATAATCCTGATGCAGGTCTGACCCATCTTATGAATATATCACTGAGCTCTTCACCGGCAGATATTGGTTCAGATGATGGTGATATTCCGGAGAAATTCACTCTGCTCAGCAACTATCCGAATCCCTTCAATCCGTCAACGGTAATTGAGTTCACGCTTGCCGGGAGGAGTGATATTACCCTTACGGTATATGATCTTTTTGGAAGAGAAATCGCAGTACTCGCTTCAGGCAGTTATTCAGCAGGCAGACATACTGTTTCATTTGACGGCAGCAATCTTTCAAGCGGAGTATATATCTATAAGCTTAGCAATGGCAAGGGACAGAATATAACGAGAAAGATGACACTGCTGAAATAA
- a CDS encoding VOC family protein has protein sequence MSDRNLINWFEIPAVGFERACGFYSKVLGVEIERTSMGEFKMGMFPMSMSTVSGAIVTGEGYIPSTEGSYIYLNANPDLNDALGRVEAAGGKILVPKTLITPEHGFFAIIMDTEGNKIHLHSSS, from the coding sequence ATGAGTGACAGAAATTTGATTAACTGGTTCGAAATTCCCGCGGTGGGTTTTGAACGCGCGTGTGGTTTTTATTCAAAGGTTTTAGGTGTTGAAATTGAAAGAACCAGCATGGGAGAGTTCAAGATGGGTATGTTCCCTATGTCCATGAGCACGGTATCAGGAGCCATAGTAACCGGCGAGGGTTATATTCCTTCGACGGAGGGTTCGTATATTTACCTGAATGCTAACCCTGATCTTAATGATGCTCTCGGACGCGTTGAGGCTGCCGGGGGCAAAATTCTGGTTCCGAAAACCCTGATTACTCCGGAACATGGATTTTTTGCCATCATTATGGATACTGAAGGGAATAAAATCCACCTCCATTCAAGCAGTTAA
- a CDS encoding ABC transporter permease codes for MNRTELLKLGLAGLLANKTRAGLTMLGIIFGVASVIAMMSIGEGARVETLQQIEMLGTNNIIINRIDNPRRTPGATVAYSPGLVIKDAESIQDINPFVESVTPARFLMLRVQYGSFADEMQIIGTTEEYPNTFNTRLLAGSFFKDYDLESAANVCVIGSGIKEEIFRFEDPLKKKIKIANSWFTIIGVAAPKNISSAGMKSFGLRDFNKDIYIPFSSMASKLEEPAESGGRSITITRGRGRMNNEQEAPKIDKNSVDQLTVKVKNSDQLTSAADLIRRQLERRHYGVRDFEMILPEQLLAQKQKTQRIFNIVMGAIAGISLLVGGIGIMNIMLANILERTKEIGIRRAIGATRDDVLYQFLFEALLISITGGIAGIVLGFVLTSLISTYAEWKTVISMLSVIIAFIVSAATGVIFGIYPAKKAADKDPIEALRYE; via the coding sequence ATGAACCGGACTGAACTGCTTAAACTGGGGCTCGCGGGGCTTCTTGCCAATAAAACCCGCGCGGGACTCACCATGCTTGGCATCATCTTCGGTGTTGCTTCCGTGATAGCAATGATGTCAATAGGCGAAGGTGCACGCGTTGAAACTCTGCAGCAGATTGAAATGCTCGGGACGAACAACATCATCATTAACAGAATTGACAATCCTCGGAGAACTCCGGGTGCCACAGTTGCTTATTCACCCGGACTGGTAATTAAGGATGCTGAATCAATTCAGGATATCAACCCCTTTGTTGAATCTGTAACTCCCGCACGTTTTCTTATGCTTCGTGTGCAATACGGCTCCTTTGCTGATGAGATGCAGATTATCGGCACAACAGAGGAATATCCCAATACCTTTAACACGCGATTGCTGGCAGGCAGTTTTTTCAAGGATTATGATCTTGAATCCGCTGCCAATGTCTGCGTGATCGGAAGCGGCATCAAAGAAGAAATTTTCCGGTTTGAAGACCCGCTCAAAAAAAAGATAAAAATTGCCAACTCATGGTTTACCATAATCGGAGTGGCTGCCCCAAAGAATATATCCTCAGCGGGGATGAAGAGTTTCGGACTTCGTGATTTCAATAAAGATATATATATACCCTTCAGCAGCATGGCCAGCAAACTGGAAGAGCCCGCCGAGTCAGGAGGAAGAAGCATTACCATTACGCGCGGGAGGGGACGGATGAATAATGAACAGGAAGCACCAAAAATTGACAAAAATTCAGTTGATCAGCTTACAGTTAAGGTAAAGAACTCCGATCAGCTCACCTCAGCCGCTGATCTTATCAGAAGGCAGCTTGAGCGCAGGCATTATGGAGTGCGGGATTTTGAGATGATACTTCCCGAGCAGCTCCTTGCCCAGAAGCAGAAAACCCAGCGGATATTTAATATCGTCATGGGTGCCATCGCGGGTATATCATTGCTTGTCGGGGGAATCGGCATTATGAATATCATGCTTGCGAACATCCTTGAAAGAACCAAAGAGATAGGAATCCGGCGGGCGATTGGTGCAACCAGGGATGATGTGCTGTATCAGTTCCTGTTTGAAGCTTTGCTGATCAGCATAACGGGGGGAATAGCGGGAATTGTTCTGGGTTTTGTGCTGACCAGTCTTATATCCACGTATGCTGAGTGGAAAACGGTCATATCCATGCTTTCTGTTATTATTGCTTTTATTGTATCAGCGGCAACCGGTGTGATTTTTGGTATATACCCGGCTAAAAAAGCTGCTGATAAAGATCCGATCGAGGCCCTCCGTTATGAATAA